In Persephonella hydrogeniphila, the following are encoded in one genomic region:
- a CDS encoding rhomboid family intramembrane serine protease, whose amino-acid sequence MIPLYDNIPTRVFPVITVLLILINVIVFLYEISLPPQVLQIFIHQYGLLPVDILYFRLDKVITAMFLHGGFAHLFGNMLFLWIFGNNVEDALGRFKFIIFYLISGFGAAITQSVISLVAGNPFIPMIGASGAISGILAAYIKLYPEAKIITFIPPFFFILFALPAWFFIGYWFFIQVLFAMVTPPGIGGVAWYAHIGGFITGWFLIDLMYKPSKAKIVHYSTLR is encoded by the coding sequence ATGATACCTTTATATGATAATATTCCGACAAGAGTTTTTCCTGTAATTACTGTTTTACTTATATTGATTAATGTGATTGTTTTTTTATATGAAATATCTCTGCCTCCTCAGGTTTTACAGATTTTTATTCACCAGTATGGACTTTTGCCTGTTGATATTTTGTATTTCAGATTAGATAAGGTTATTACAGCTATGTTTCTACACGGAGGATTTGCACATCTGTTTGGAAATATGCTTTTTTTGTGGATATTCGGAAATAATGTAGAAGATGCCCTTGGAAGATTTAAATTCATAATTTTCTATCTTATATCTGGGTTTGGGGCTGCAATTACACAGTCTGTTATATCTTTAGTTGCAGGAAATCCTTTTATACCTATGATAGGTGCTTCAGGGGCTATAAGTGGTATTTTAGCTGCTTACATAAAACTGTATCCGGAAGCTAAAATAATAACTTTTATCCCACCGTTTTTCTTTATTCTGTTTGCCCTTCCTGCATGGTTCTTTATAGGATACTGGTTTTTTATACAGGTTCTTTTTGCAATGGTTACTCCTCCGGGAATCGGAGGTGTCGCATGGTATGCTCATATAGGTGGTTTTATAACTGGCTGGTTCTTAATTGATTTGATGTATAAACCTTCCAAAGCAAAAATAGTCCATTACTCTACTTTAAGATAG
- a CDS encoding cytochrome C oxidase subunit III yields MASHLENTKAVDKITYMTDAVPTWWMLFWIGYILFMVAYIVFDWIPDFLGWLDVIGKGPEAADKYIWLRELMRH; encoded by the coding sequence ATGGCTTCACATTTAGAGAATACAAAAGCTGTAGATAAGATCACATATATGACAGATGCTGTTCCAACGTGGTGGATGCTTTTCTGGATAGGATATATCCTTTTTATGGTTGCTTATATTGTTTTTGACTGGATACCAGATTTCCTAGGGTGGCTTGATGTAATTGGAAAAGGACCAGAAGCTGCAGATAAATACATCTGGTTAAGGGAGTTAATGAGACATTAA
- a CDS encoding cbb3-type cytochrome c oxidase subunit II, whose product MGKMERFSFVALVAGIIFFLFADFISWALPMFVLKDIPKKSVEDLAAEAIAKNTTAWSDFNKLARYYPESFKKLCEYTESFSGAGDVIKDCKPNEKTFAKALRIGHRWYIAEGCWNCHSQMVRPVSNETLRFGIPGVSNTVSYPSEYQNELQAPVLWGTKRIGQDLIREAAVHNIGWHVAHLYNPQSTSPGSVMPGYPWYFEETKDGKIVPNERGIALLTYIMWLGSWEVKPPKPFRVETAEK is encoded by the coding sequence ATGGGTAAGATGGAACGTTTTTCATTTGTTGCGCTAGTAGCCGGGATCATTTTCTTCCTTTTTGCTGACTTTATATCATGGGCTCTGCCTATGTTTGTTCTGAAGGATATCCCAAAGAAATCTGTTGAAGACTTAGCAGCAGAGGCTATCGCTAAGAATACAACTGCATGGTCAGACTTTAATAAACTCGCAAGATACTATCCTGAGTCCTTCAAGAAACTGTGTGAATACACAGAGTCTTTCAGTGGTGCAGGAGATGTAATAAAAGATTGTAAGCCTAATGAAAAAACATTTGCTAAAGCTCTCAGAATAGGACATAGATGGTATATTGCTGAAGGATGCTGGAACTGTCACTCGCAGATGGTAAGACCTGTTTCTAATGAAACACTGAGATTTGGTATCCCTGGGGTATCTAACACGGTTTCTTATCCTTCAGAATATCAGAACGAACTTCAGGCTCCAGTTCTCTGGGGTACAAAAAGAATCGGACAGGATCTTATAAGGGAAGCGGCCGTTCACAACATAGGATGGCATGTTGCTCACCTGTACAATCCTCAGTCTACATCTCCAGGATCTGTAATGCCTGGATATCCGTGGTATTTTGAAGAAACAAAAGACGGAAAAATTGTACCTAACGAAAGAGGTATAGCACTGCTTACTTATATAATGTGGCTTGGAAGCTGGGAAGTAAAACCTCCTAAGCCATTTAGAGTGGAAACTGCTGAAAAATAA